Proteins encoded by one window of Pseudonocardia alni:
- a CDS encoding isochorismate synthase, translating to MTVAPASTALRVRTRPLRLDGRLLDVLPADAGALSWVRDGEGVVGWGEVARFTASGPERFAEADRWWRRVVDRLDAGAGYDDVRLPGTGALAFASFTFADGCPGSVLVVPQVIVGRRGHRAWITEITPADAPETPGRLPVPSPVRPSGRLRYADGQVSAHRYRAAVAAAVGRMRDGELEKVVLAHDLLAVADRPLDPRFLLRGLARRYPTCWSYAVDGLVGATPELLLRLRGRTVESRVLAGTMWPGSGPDGDTAGALIGSSKDRREHAYAVDSLAASLRPLVAELHVPDAPSVLTLPNVSHLSSDVHARLDPARPASLLTLIGAVHPTAAVGGTPTPDATALISEIEGLDRGRYAGPVGWVDAEGAGEMGIALRCAELQGRTARLFAGCGIVADSEPDGEVREAAAKMRAVRESLEG from the coding sequence GTGACCGTCGCACCGGCCAGCACCGCGTTGCGCGTCCGGACACGCCCGCTGCGGCTCGACGGGCGGCTGCTGGACGTGCTGCCCGCCGACGCCGGGGCGCTGTCCTGGGTGCGCGACGGCGAGGGCGTGGTCGGCTGGGGCGAGGTCGCGCGGTTCACCGCGTCGGGACCCGAGCGCTTCGCCGAGGCCGACCGCTGGTGGCGCCGCGTGGTCGACCGGCTCGACGCCGGCGCCGGCTACGACGACGTCCGCCTCCCCGGTACCGGCGCCCTCGCGTTCGCCTCGTTCACCTTCGCCGACGGCTGCCCGGGCTCGGTGCTCGTCGTGCCGCAGGTGATCGTCGGGCGGCGCGGGCACCGCGCCTGGATCACCGAGATCACCCCCGCCGACGCCCCGGAGACCCCGGGCAGGCTGCCGGTCCCGTCGCCGGTGCGCCCGAGCGGACGGCTGCGCTACGCCGACGGCCAGGTGTCCGCGCACCGGTACCGGGCCGCCGTCGCAGCGGCGGTCGGGCGGATGCGCGACGGGGAGCTGGAGAAGGTGGTGCTCGCGCACGACCTGCTCGCCGTCGCCGACCGCCCGCTGGACCCCCGGTTCCTGCTCCGCGGGCTCGCCCGGCGCTACCCGACGTGCTGGAGCTACGCCGTCGACGGCCTGGTCGGCGCCACCCCCGAGCTGCTGTTGCGGCTGCGTGGGCGGACCGTGGAGTCGCGGGTGCTGGCGGGCACGATGTGGCCCGGCTCCGGACCGGACGGCGACACCGCGGGCGCGCTGATCGGCTCGTCGAAGGACCGCCGCGAGCACGCCTACGCCGTGGACTCCCTCGCTGCGTCGCTGCGCCCGCTGGTGGCCGAGCTGCACGTGCCGGACGCGCCGTCGGTGCTGACCCTGCCGAACGTGTCGCACCTGTCCAGCGACGTGCACGCCCGCCTCGACCCGGCCCGGCCCGCGTCGCTGCTGACGCTGATCGGGGCGGTGCACCCGACGGCCGCCGTGGGCGGCACCCCGACCCCGGACGCGACGGCGCTGATCTCCGAGATCGAGGGTCTCGACCGCGGCCGCTACGCGGGCCCGGTCGGCTGGGTCGACGCCGAGGGCGCGGGCGAGATGGGCATCGCGCTGCGCTGCGCCGAGCTGCAGGGACGCACGGCGCGGCTGTTCGCCGGATGCGGGATCGTCGCCGACTCCGAGCCCGACGGCGAGGTGCGCGAGGCCGCCGCCAAGATGCGCGCGGTCCGCGAGTCCCTGGAGGGCTGA
- a CDS encoding NADH-quinone oxidoreductase subunit D has translation MTTDADPTTADATADPYAAPGRETTEGTVYTVTGGDWDDLLEVEHDDRIVINMGPQHPSTHGVLRLVLELEGETVTQGRAVIGYLHTGIEKNCEYRTWTQGVTFVTRADYLAPLFNEGAYCMAVEKLLGVEVPQRAEHLRVLLWELNRIGSHLVALATGGMELGALTGMTSGFREREEVLHLLEFLTGLRMNHAFIRPGGLAQDMPEGWQDKVRDFLKVMNSRLPDYDRLLTGQPIWRQRLEGVGYLPVDGCLALGASGPILRSAGLAWDLRKHMPYSVYDQYDFEVPTATEADCFARYRMRVAEIHESLKIMDQAVTKLDELGPGRVMVDDPKVAWPAQLSVGSDGMGNTLEHVRKIMGQSMESLIHHFKLVTEGFHVPPGQAYAAVESPRGELAVHAVSDGGTRPVRIHVRDPSFVNLQTMPAMSEGGQVADVIAAVASIDPVMGGCDR, from the coding sequence GTGACGACTGACGCCGACCCCACCACCGCCGACGCCACCGCCGACCCGTACGCCGCGCCCGGCCGGGAGACCACCGAGGGCACGGTCTACACCGTCACCGGCGGCGACTGGGACGACCTGCTCGAGGTCGAGCACGACGACCGCATCGTCATCAACATGGGCCCGCAGCACCCGTCGACGCACGGGGTGCTGCGCCTGGTCCTGGAGCTGGAGGGCGAGACCGTCACCCAGGGCCGCGCGGTCATCGGCTACCTGCACACCGGTATCGAGAAGAACTGCGAGTACCGGACCTGGACCCAGGGCGTCACCTTCGTGACCCGCGCGGACTACCTGGCCCCGCTGTTCAACGAGGGCGCCTACTGCATGGCCGTCGAGAAGCTGCTGGGCGTCGAGGTCCCGCAGCGGGCCGAGCACCTGCGGGTGCTGCTCTGGGAGCTGAACCGGATCGGCTCGCACCTGGTCGCGCTGGCGACCGGCGGCATGGAGCTGGGCGCGCTGACCGGCATGACCTCCGGCTTCCGCGAGCGCGAGGAGGTGCTCCACCTACTGGAGTTCCTCACCGGCCTGCGGATGAACCACGCGTTCATCCGGCCCGGCGGCCTCGCCCAGGACATGCCCGAGGGCTGGCAGGACAAGGTCCGCGACTTCCTGAAGGTCATGAACTCCCGGCTGCCGGACTACGACCGGCTGCTCACCGGGCAGCCGATCTGGCGCCAGCGCCTGGAGGGCGTCGGCTACCTGCCCGTCGACGGCTGCCTGGCCCTCGGCGCGTCCGGCCCGATCCTGCGCTCGGCGGGTCTGGCCTGGGACCTGCGCAAGCACATGCCGTACTCGGTCTACGACCAGTACGACTTCGAGGTCCCGACGGCCACCGAGGCCGACTGCTTCGCCCGCTACCGGATGCGCGTCGCCGAGATCCACGAGTCGCTCAAGATCATGGATCAGGCGGTGACGAAGCTCGACGAGCTCGGCCCGGGCCGCGTCATGGTCGACGACCCGAAGGTCGCCTGGCCGGCGCAGCTGTCGGTCGGCAGCGACGGCATGGGCAACACCCTCGAGCACGTCCGCAAGATCATGGGTCAGTCGATGGAGTCGCTGATCCACCACTTCAAGCTGGTCACCGAGGGTTTCCACGTCCCGCCGGGGCAGGCCTACGCGGCCGTCGAGTCCCCGCGCGGCGAGCTCGCGGTGCACGCCGTGTCCGACGGCGGCACCCGCCCGGTCCGCATCCACGTCCGGGACCCCAGCTTCGTGAACCTGCAGACGATGCCCGCGATGAGCGAGGGCGGCCAGGTCGCCGACGTCATCGCGGCCGTCGCCTCGATCGATCCCGTGATGGGAGGTTGCGACCGATGA
- the menD gene encoding 2-succinyl-5-enolpyruvyl-6-hydroxy-3-cyclohexene-1-carboxylic-acid synthase, producing MNGSTAQARVLVDELARAGVTDAVLCPGSRNAPPAFALARADERGTVRLHVRIDERAAGFLALGLSLASGRPVPVVVTSGTAAANLHPAVLEASHSGVPLLVLTADRPPELVGTGASQTVDQAGLYGGAVRWAGALPVPVGTTEPEARRWRAVVARMFAAAAGAGAGAPGPVHLDLPYTDPLVPDDDPAGPDTGHHDAGLPGADLPAGRPGGAPWTAVSRPVRALPPLELDPGARTLVVAGAGGPAADPGLLGGAPLVAEPSSCWWAHALRTGPWLLDRPELRPTQVVVLGRPTLHRGVAALLADPSVAVFADPGPDGAPWTDVAGTVRAVGALPALSPPEDWVRSWRDADRAAATSLDTALDDGTAAGAPGLRLARDLVAAQPDGGQLVLGSSNPVRDVALAAVPRSGLTVRSNRGVAGIDGTVSTALGAALAHPGPTALLLGDLTLLHDTTGLVVGPGEPSPDLTVTVLDDDGGGIFHLLEQGGPSHAHAFERIFGTPTGVDLVALARAAGWRATDWGGDAGELAARPGSGRRLVRVAAHRAGLRDAHAELRRVVVAALD from the coding sequence GTGAACGGCTCGACCGCGCAGGCGCGCGTACTCGTCGACGAGCTGGCGCGGGCCGGTGTCACCGACGCGGTCCTGTGCCCCGGCTCCCGCAACGCGCCACCCGCGTTCGCGCTGGCCCGGGCCGACGAGCGGGGCACGGTCCGGCTGCACGTGCGCATCGACGAACGTGCCGCGGGCTTCCTCGCGCTCGGCCTGTCGCTGGCGTCGGGGCGCCCGGTCCCGGTCGTCGTCACGTCCGGGACGGCCGCGGCGAACCTGCACCCCGCGGTGCTGGAGGCGTCGCACTCGGGGGTCCCGCTGCTGGTCCTGACCGCGGACCGGCCGCCGGAGCTGGTCGGCACCGGCGCCAGCCAGACCGTCGACCAGGCCGGTCTGTACGGCGGCGCCGTGCGCTGGGCGGGCGCGCTGCCGGTGCCCGTGGGCACCACCGAGCCGGAGGCGCGGCGCTGGCGGGCGGTCGTCGCGCGGATGTTCGCCGCGGCCGCCGGTGCCGGCGCGGGCGCGCCCGGTCCGGTGCACCTGGACCTGCCCTACACCGACCCGCTCGTGCCCGACGACGACCCGGCCGGGCCGGACACCGGGCACCACGACGCCGGTCTCCCGGGCGCGGACCTCCCCGCCGGACGGCCCGGCGGTGCGCCGTGGACCGCGGTGTCCCGCCCGGTCCGCGCGCTGCCCCCGCTGGAGCTCGACCCGGGGGCGCGCACGCTCGTCGTCGCCGGGGCGGGCGGGCCCGCCGCGGACCCCGGCCTGCTCGGCGGGGCCCCACTGGTCGCGGAGCCGTCGTCGTGCTGGTGGGCGCACGCGCTGCGCACCGGGCCGTGGCTGCTCGACCGGCCGGAGCTGCGCCCCACCCAGGTCGTCGTGCTCGGCAGGCCCACCCTGCACCGGGGCGTCGCCGCGCTGCTCGCCGACCCGTCGGTGGCGGTGTTCGCCGACCCCGGTCCGGACGGCGCCCCGTGGACCGACGTCGCCGGCACGGTCCGGGCCGTCGGTGCGCTGCCCGCGCTGTCCCCGCCCGAGGACTGGGTGCGGTCCTGGCGCGACGCGGACCGGGCCGCGGCCACGTCCCTCGACACCGCGCTCGACGACGGCACCGCCGCCGGCGCACCCGGCCTGCGGCTGGCCCGCGACCTCGTCGCCGCCCAGCCCGACGGCGGCCAGCTCGTCCTCGGCTCGTCGAACCCGGTACGCGACGTCGCGCTGGCCGCCGTGCCCCGCTCCGGGCTCACCGTGCGGTCGAACCGCGGGGTCGCGGGCATCGACGGGACGGTGTCGACCGCCCTCGGCGCCGCGCTCGCCCACCCGGGCCCGACGGCGCTGCTGCTCGGCGACCTCACGCTGCTGCACGACACCACCGGACTGGTCGTCGGCCCGGGGGAGCCGTCCCCGGACCTGACCGTCACCGTCCTCGACGACGACGGCGGCGGCATCTTCCACCTGCTCGAACAGGGCGGTCCGTCGCACGCCCACGCCTTCGAGCGCATCTTCGGCACGCCGACCGGCGTCGACCTCGTGGCCCTGGCCCGGGCGGCGGGCTGGCGGGCGACCGACTGGGGCGGCGACGCGGGCGAACTCGCGGCCCGCCCCGGCTCGGGACGTCGGCTGGTCCGGGTCGCGGCTCACCGTGCCGGGCTGCGCGACGCGCACGCCGAGCTCCGCCGGGTGGTCGTCGCGGCGCTGGACTGA
- a CDS encoding inositol monophosphatase family protein, with the protein MTAVPHTPPHTAPPPVPSPRPVDPALLSRALETAGRLANDAAEVITATLGREHTGSLDASAKANPFDWVTDTDRTLERHTRRVLAAEFPGCPVVGEEFGADAGADTAPLRWVVDPVDGTANYVAGLPWCAYSLALVDGDGPAVGVVADPGRGQIYAAARGRGFRANGVPVPSRRTARVAGSLICAEDPDPGFVERARAAHVGVRVLGSAALAITQVALGNAVAAVLTRYHEWDVAGALCLATEAGALVLGRDGRSTPLPEGGLLVAAPQVAAEVGALWRG; encoded by the coding sequence ATGACGGCCGTGCCCCACACCCCGCCACACACGGCGCCACCCCCGGTGCCGTCCCCCCGGCCGGTGGACCCGGCGCTGCTCTCCCGCGCGCTCGAGACCGCGGGCCGGCTGGCCAACGACGCCGCCGAGGTGATCACCGCGACGCTGGGTCGCGAGCACACCGGATCGCTCGACGCGTCGGCCAAGGCCAACCCGTTCGACTGGGTCACCGACACCGACCGCACCCTGGAGCGGCACACCCGCCGGGTACTGGCCGCGGAGTTCCCCGGCTGCCCGGTCGTCGGCGAGGAGTTCGGCGCCGACGCCGGTGCCGACACCGCACCGCTGCGCTGGGTCGTCGACCCGGTCGACGGGACCGCGAACTACGTCGCGGGCCTGCCGTGGTGCGCCTACAGCCTGGCCCTGGTCGACGGCGACGGCCCGGCCGTGGGTGTCGTCGCCGACCCGGGCCGTGGGCAGATCTACGCCGCCGCCCGCGGGCGCGGCTTCCGGGCCAACGGCGTGCCGGTGCCGTCGCGGCGCACCGCCCGGGTTGCCGGGTCGCTGATCTGCGCCGAGGACCCCGACCCCGGGTTCGTCGAACGCGCCCGCGCCGCGCACGTCGGCGTGCGGGTGCTCGGCTCGGCCGCGCTGGCGATCACCCAGGTCGCGCTGGGCAACGCCGTCGCCGCGGTGCTGACCCGTTACCACGAGTGGGACGTCGCCGGGGCGCTCTGCCTGGCCACCGAGGCCGGCGCGCTGGTGCTGGGCCGCGACGGCCGGTCGACGCCGCTGCCCGAGGGCGGGCTGCTCGTCGCCGCACCGCAGGTCGCCGCCGAGGTCGGGGCGCTCTGGCGGGGCTGA
- a CDS encoding NADH-quinone oxidoreductase subunit C → MTEPTGTSKDGSEPTGGAHSSSQESGAAAEEQRMAGGEAPGDLAAPGDAATPSDALGGARPAQRMTETRTRSGMFGVRGSGDTSGYGGLRLQGWAPAPAERPFGGWFDEFADELGAALDERGIPRAAIEQVTIDRDEMTLYVEPARLHEVARTLRDDPGLRFEFCSGVSGVDYSAPDGAPVDRPLHVVYHLLSMTYRRRVRLEVALDIENPHVMSVVDVYPTADWHERETWDMYGVVFDGHPALTRILMPDDWDGHPQRKSYPLGGIPVEYKGAEIPPPDERRAYS, encoded by the coding sequence GTGACCGAGCCGACCGGCACCTCCAAGGACGGGTCCGAGCCCACCGGCGGTGCGCACTCGTCGTCGCAGGAGAGCGGCGCCGCTGCCGAGGAGCAGCGGATGGCGGGCGGCGAGGCCCCCGGCGACCTGGCCGCTCCCGGGGACGCGGCCACCCCCTCCGACGCGCTGGGCGGCGCCCGCCCCGCGCAGAGGATGACCGAGACCCGTACGCGCTCGGGCATGTTCGGCGTCCGCGGCTCCGGCGACACCTCCGGCTACGGCGGCCTGCGCCTGCAGGGCTGGGCCCCGGCCCCGGCCGAGCGGCCCTTCGGCGGCTGGTTCGACGAGTTCGCCGACGAGCTCGGCGCGGCCCTCGACGAGCGCGGCATCCCGCGCGCTGCGATCGAGCAGGTCACGATCGACCGCGACGAGATGACCCTCTACGTCGAGCCCGCCCGCCTGCACGAGGTCGCCCGCACCCTGCGCGACGACCCGGGCCTGCGCTTCGAGTTCTGCTCCGGCGTGTCCGGTGTGGACTACTCGGCGCCGGACGGCGCTCCGGTCGACCGGCCGCTGCACGTCGTCTACCACCTGCTGTCGATGACCTATCGGCGCCGGGTGCGCCTGGAGGTCGCGCTCGACATCGAGAACCCGCACGTCATGAGCGTCGTCGACGTCTACCCGACGGCCGACTGGCACGAGCGCGAGACCTGGGACATGTACGGCGTCGTCTTCGACGGCCACCCGGCGCTGACCCGGATCCTCATGCCGGACGACTGGGACGGCCACCCCCAGCGCAAGAGCTACCCGCTGGGCGGCATCCCCGTGGAGTACAAGGGCGCGGAGATCCCCCCGCCCGATGAGCGGAGGGCCTACTCGTGA
- a CDS encoding NuoB/complex I 20 kDa subunit family protein: MGLEENLPSGVLLTNVEKLVNWTRKSSLWPATFGLACCAIEMMTTGAPRYDLARFGMEVFRASPRQADLMIVAGRVSNKMAPVLRQIYDQMPEPRWVLAMGVCASSGGMFNNYAIVQGVDHVVPVDMYLPGCPPRPEMLIDAILKIHAKIMDEPLGPKRAAELAESGYRTPMVPSSVKYAPKHKQLGALKTTHTPDVPNYLEPGSQPRPAPNALAPGETLELPSLADAARGGDAK, translated from the coding sequence ATGGGACTCGAGGAGAACCTGCCCAGCGGCGTCCTGCTGACCAATGTGGAGAAACTGGTCAACTGGACCCGGAAGTCGTCGCTCTGGCCTGCCACGTTCGGCCTGGCCTGCTGCGCCATCGAGATGATGACCACCGGCGCCCCGCGCTACGACCTCGCCCGGTTCGGCATGGAGGTCTTCCGGGCCTCGCCGCGCCAGGCGGACCTGATGATCGTCGCGGGCCGCGTGAGCAACAAGATGGCGCCGGTCCTGCGCCAGATCTACGACCAGATGCCCGAGCCGCGCTGGGTGCTCGCGATGGGCGTGTGCGCCAGCTCCGGCGGCATGTTCAACAACTACGCGATCGTCCAGGGCGTGGACCACGTCGTCCCGGTCGACATGTACCTGCCCGGCTGCCCGCCGCGGCCGGAGATGCTGATCGACGCGATCCTGAAGATCCACGCCAAGATCATGGACGAGCCGCTCGGCCCGAAGCGGGCCGCCGAGCTCGCCGAGTCCGGGTACCGCACGCCGATGGTGCCGTCGTCGGTCAAGTACGCGCCGAAGCACAAGCAGCTCGGTGCGCTGAAGACCACGCACACCCCCGACGTACCGAACTACCTGGAGCCGGGCTCGCAGCCCAGGCCGGCCCCGAACGCGCTCGCGCCGGGGGAGACCCTGGAGCTGCCGTCGCTGGCCGACGCGGCCCGCGGAGGTGACGCGAAGTGA
- a CDS encoding NADH-quinone oxidoreductase subunit A: MLDPYLPLVLLFVLAAGFAVFSVASAPLIGPRRFNRAKLDSYECGIEPSPQPVVGGGRVPVAYYLTAMLFILFDIELVFMYPYAVVADAVGVFGFVAITLYIATIAFAYAYEWRRGGLEWS; this comes from the coding sequence ATGCTCGATCCCTATCTCCCGCTCGTCCTGCTGTTCGTGTTGGCGGCGGGTTTCGCGGTGTTCTCGGTCGCCTCCGCGCCGTTGATCGGTCCGCGCCGGTTCAACCGGGCCAAGCTGGACTCCTACGAGTGCGGCATCGAGCCCTCGCCGCAGCCGGTCGTCGGCGGCGGTCGCGTGCCGGTCGCCTACTACCTCACGGCGATGCTGTTCATCCTGTTCGACATCGAGCTGGTGTTCATGTACCCGTACGCCGTCGTCGCCGATGCGGTCGGCGTCTTCGGGTTCGTGGCCATCACGCTCTACATCGCCACGATCGCCTTCGCGTACGCCTACGAATGGCGTCGCGGCGGGCTCGAGTGGAGCTGA
- a CDS encoding glycosyltransferase family 4 protein, producing MRVAIVSECFLPVVNGVTNSVLRVCEHLRAGGHDVVVIAPGTGEPDSHEGIPVVRIPAVELPVVNSMPVGVPSRRILTALRRFRPDVVHLAAPFVVGARGLAAARRLGVPTVAIYQTDVAGFASAYGLGLTARAAWRWTCRLHGLADRTLAPSSWATGALRERGVPRVHQWARGVDTRRFTPSRRSDALRGRLAPNGERLVGFVGRLAPEKQVERLAVLGELPGTRLVVVGDGPSADGLRERLPSAAFLGHRGGDELAQIYASLDVFVHTGQAETFCQAVQEALASGVPVVAPDAGGPRDLVLPDRTGYLVAPRPDGGEPGDPATDAADRELVGAVAALCEPQRNREFGLAARQSVLRRTWTAVGDELLAHYGDVLRAAAPERLAA from the coding sequence GTGCGCGTCGCAATCGTCTCGGAATGCTTCCTGCCGGTGGTCAACGGCGTCACCAACTCGGTGCTGCGGGTGTGCGAGCACCTGCGGGCAGGGGGTCACGACGTCGTGGTGATCGCGCCGGGCACCGGGGAGCCGGACTCCCACGAGGGGATCCCGGTCGTGCGGATCCCGGCCGTCGAGCTGCCGGTGGTGAACTCGATGCCGGTCGGGGTGCCCAGCAGGCGGATCCTGACCGCGCTGCGCCGGTTCCGGCCGGACGTGGTGCACCTGGCGGCGCCGTTCGTCGTCGGGGCGCGGGGGCTGGCGGCGGCGCGGCGCCTCGGCGTGCCGACGGTCGCGATCTACCAGACCGACGTCGCCGGGTTCGCCTCCGCGTACGGGCTCGGGCTGACCGCGCGGGCCGCGTGGCGCTGGACCTGCCGGCTGCACGGCCTGGCCGACCGGACCCTCGCGCCGTCGAGCTGGGCGACCGGGGCCCTGCGCGAGCGCGGCGTCCCGCGGGTGCACCAGTGGGCGCGCGGCGTCGACACCCGCCGGTTCACCCCGTCCAGGCGCAGCGACGCACTGCGCGGCCGGCTCGCCCCGAACGGCGAGCGGCTCGTCGGCTTCGTCGGCCGCCTCGCCCCGGAGAAGCAGGTCGAGCGGCTCGCCGTGCTGGGGGAGCTGCCCGGGACACGGCTGGTCGTCGTCGGCGACGGCCCCAGCGCCGACGGGCTGCGCGAGCGGCTGCCCTCGGCGGCGTTCCTCGGGCACCGCGGCGGCGACGAGCTCGCGCAGATCTACGCCAGCCTCGACGTGTTCGTCCACACCGGCCAGGCCGAGACGTTCTGCCAGGCCGTGCAGGAGGCACTCGCCTCGGGCGTCCCGGTGGTCGCGCCCGACGCGGGCGGCCCGCGCGACCTCGTGCTGCCCGACCGCACCGGTTACCTCGTGGCACCCCGCCCCGACGGCGGGGAGCCCGGCGACCCGGCCACCGACGCCGCCGACCGCGAGCTGGTCGGGGCGGTCGCCGCACTGTGCGAGCCGCAGCGCAACCGGGAGTTCGGCCTGGCCGCCCGCCAGTCGGTGCTGCGCCGCACCTGGACCGCGGTCGGCGACGAGCTGCTCGCTCACTACGGCGACGTGCTCCGCGCCGCGGCCCCGGAGCGCCTCGCGGCCTGA
- a CDS encoding demethylmenaquinone methyltransferase gives MSRAELDKNPTDVARMFDGVARRYDLTNTALSGGQDRYWRIQTRRALGLRPGEKVLDLAAGTAVSTVELAKDGAWCVAADFSLGMLRAGARRDVPKAAADALHLPFADGSFDAVTISFGLRNVNDTVAGLREMARVTRPGGRLVVCEFSTPTWAPFRVLYQNAVLGHALPAIARTVSSNPEAYLYLAESIRDWPDQPALAGKIADAGWERPAWRNLTFGAVALHRAYKPA, from the coding sequence GTGTCCCGCGCCGAGCTCGACAAGAACCCGACCGACGTCGCCCGCATGTTCGACGGCGTCGCCCGGCGCTACGACCTGACCAACACCGCGCTGTCGGGCGGCCAGGACCGCTACTGGCGGATCCAGACCCGCCGGGCCCTCGGCCTGCGCCCGGGCGAGAAGGTCCTCGACCTCGCCGCGGGGACCGCGGTCTCGACCGTCGAGCTGGCGAAGGACGGCGCCTGGTGCGTCGCTGCGGACTTCTCCCTCGGCATGCTGCGTGCGGGCGCCCGCCGCGACGTCCCGAAGGCCGCCGCCGACGCGCTGCACCTGCCCTTCGCCGACGGCAGCTTCGACGCCGTCACCATCTCCTTCGGCCTGCGCAACGTGAACGACACCGTCGCCGGCCTGCGTGAGATGGCCCGCGTGACCCGCCCCGGCGGCCGCCTGGTGGTCTGCGAGTTCTCGACGCCGACCTGGGCCCCCTTCCGCGTGCTCTACCAGAACGCGGTGCTCGGCCACGCCCTCCCGGCGATCGCCCGGACGGTCTCCTCGAACCCCGAGGCCTACCTGTACCTGGCCGAGTCGATCCGGGACTGGCCCGACCAGCCCGCACTCGCCGGGAAGATCGCCGACGCCGGCTGGGAGCGCCCCGCCTGGCGGAACCTGACCTTCGGCGCCGTCGCGCTGCACCGGGCGTACAAGCCGGCCTGA
- the nuoE gene encoding NADH-quinone oxidoreductase subunit NuoE, whose translation MTVPPQEKSPVSPVFDELTRQRTTEIISLYPEPRSALLPLLHLVQSVEGYVSPDGIRYCAEALELTTAEVSAVATFYTMYKRTPCGEHLVSVCTNTLCAALGGDDIYARLRTQLGTEDRPLGHEETAGEPGSTGSVTLEHAECLAACDLAPVLQVNYEYFDNQTVESAVELVDALRRGERPQPTRGAPLTDLRTVELELAGFTDDAGGVDTTARVEGPSGAIESVRGARMAQENGWTAPALPDEPPAMPALPEKK comes from the coding sequence ATGACGGTCCCCCCGCAGGAGAAGAGCCCCGTCTCGCCGGTGTTCGACGAGCTGACCCGGCAGCGCACCACGGAGATCATCTCCCTCTACCCGGAGCCCCGGTCGGCGCTGCTGCCGCTGCTGCACCTGGTCCAGTCGGTCGAGGGGTACGTCAGCCCCGACGGCATCCGCTACTGCGCGGAGGCGCTGGAGCTGACCACCGCCGAGGTGTCGGCGGTCGCGACGTTCTACACGATGTACAAGCGCACCCCGTGCGGTGAGCACCTGGTCAGCGTGTGCACCAACACGCTGTGCGCGGCGCTGGGCGGCGACGACATCTACGCCCGCCTGCGCACACAGCTGGGTACCGAGGACCGTCCGCTGGGCCACGAGGAGACGGCGGGGGAGCCCGGCAGCACCGGCTCGGTCACCCTCGAGCACGCCGAGTGCCTCGCGGCCTGCGACCTCGCCCCGGTGCTGCAGGTCAACTACGAGTACTTCGACAACCAGACCGTCGAGTCCGCGGTGGAACTCGTCGACGCCCTGCGTCGCGGCGAGCGCCCGCAGCCGACCCGCGGGGCGCCGCTGACCGATCTGCGGACCGTCGAGCTGGAGCTGGCCGGGTTCACCGACGACGCCGGAGGCGTCGACACGACCGCCCGCGTCGAGGGCCCGTCCGGTGCGATCGAGTCGGTGCGCGGGGCCCGGATGGCGCAGGAGAACGGCTGGACCGCCCCGGCGCTGCCCGACGAGCCGCCGGCGATGCCCGCGCTACCGGAGAAGAAGTGA
- a CDS encoding DUF3592 domain-containing protein produces MTSPSGRPTGDVLTETSAVAARLIGRTRYHLPEIVLAVALAWTLVALVALGGAFLEDAAIDGNRGTTAATVLDGSDYWRTLVRFVDDEGRLQTPAAGISYPVGLTPGENIYVEYDTADPTHVRVAGRTAVDGILPVAGLIAGGWVLLGPLYVWLRRRRARTGTV; encoded by the coding sequence GTGACCAGTCCGAGCGGCCGTCCCACCGGCGATGTGCTGACCGAGACCTCGGCCGTCGCGGCCCGTCTCATCGGCCGGACGCGGTACCACCTGCCCGAGATCGTCCTGGCCGTCGCACTGGCGTGGACGCTGGTCGCGCTGGTGGCCCTGGGCGGTGCGTTCCTGGAGGACGCGGCGATCGACGGCAACCGCGGCACCACCGCCGCGACCGTCCTCGACGGCTCGGACTACTGGCGCACCCTGGTCAGGTTCGTCGACGACGAGGGCCGGCTGCAGACCCCGGCCGCGGGCATCTCCTACCCGGTCGGGCTCACCCCGGGCGAGAACATCTACGTCGAGTACGACACCGCCGACCCGACGCACGTGCGCGTCGCGGGCCGCACCGCCGTCGACGGGATCCTCCCGGTCGCCGGGCTGATCGCGGGCGGCTGGGTGCTCCTCGGGCCGCTGTACGTGTGGCTGCGCCGCCGCCGGGCCCGCACCGGCACCGTCTGA